The DNA sequence AGCAAATAGTATGCTAAAGAGGGGGATGGGTGATACATTAAGGGGCAATACAGTCTGGCAACAAGCAAGGCATTTCTACATGAAATGCTTTACCCATAATGTACTTTTGAGGTGTAACTAATGGAACTTGCAACTAAGCCTTTAAAACATTAAGTTTATAAAAGCAAAAAAACCCTATAGGATAGGTGATAATTTGGACCTGATGCTTATCTTGTTGGTTGCAATACTTATAGTAGCTTTATTGCTTATCTTCACTATTGCCAGGAAACTGCTCAAATGGGCTGTTATTCTGGTAATCATATTCATAATCCTGTTCATAATCACCGGCGGCTCTATAATGCATGATTTCAACAATATAAAGAATAGGATAAATTCAGAGCCGGCTATGGTTTTATTGGAATTCAACGGAGACATAATAATGGGTTTCCGGGACAGCGAAAATTACGTCCTGTTCAGCCCCGAAGAAATTTCAGAAATAGCAGGCCTATATGAGAAAAACATGCTGGAAGATATCAGGGGCAACAACTACAAGGTTTTCATTTTAAAATCCCCTCTATTAAAAGAGATAGATAATGTGGAAATAAACAACAAGAAAGTCACAGGGGACGAATTATACAACTATCTTATAGCAGGCGAAACTCTGGAAAGGATATCCATAGAAGACATAACATTAGACATAGACATCTCAGATAAAGATAACAAGCAGGCAGCCGTCCTTGCCTATGCTTATGATAAAAAGGTAAAGGTAATAAGCTCCCCCATTTTCTTCTTCAATAATTACAAGCAGGATAATATCGAAATCTATCCCGAAACAATATTCTTCAGGTTCGCTAAAATAATCCCCTTGAGCTGGATTGATGAAAACATTAATAAACTAAAGCAGTCTGTTAAAACAAAGGCAGAAGAAGGCCTGCAGAAAGGCAGGGAAAAAATAAAAGAGGCGGTAGCTTAATGGGCTTTTTAGACAAGCTGAAATTCTGGAAAAAGGACGATGATTTTGGCAGCTCTCTTGATATGAAGGATAATTTCAGCAGCGATATGGGAATGCAGGACAATAATTTCAGCCAGCAGAACAGTTTAGGCCTTCCTGAGAGCAGGAATGCCCGGCAGGACAATCTTGGCATGCCTTCGAGGAATATGCCTGACATGTCCCAATACCGTGGAGTAGGTGATTTGCAGGGCCAGAACGACATGAACATGAGCCTCCACAGGCAGCTCTCTTCCAATGAAGAAAATGCGCCCTTCTCAGCCCCCAACCAGGGTTACCATGAAGCCAGCTCTGACATGCAGGTCATATCAGCAAAGCTCGACGCAATAAAAGCAACAATAGACGCCATAAACCAGAGGGTAGCAAATCTGGAGAGGGTTGCCTATGAGCAGGGCAAAAACACGTGGTAGCGCTTAATTCTTAAAATGAAGAAATTTCACAACCTGGCTGCTCTCTTTATCGCACTGGTAATATTCATATCAGACAGGCTTACAAAGCATCTTGCCTTGAATATAGAAAATACAATTCCTGTTGTCAAAAATGTCTTTCACCTCACTCTCGTCTGTAACACCGGGGCAGGTTTCGGCATTTTAAAGGGCTACAGGATTTTCTTCATCATCCTTTCATTTGCTGTCCTTGCAATCGTGGCTTACAAATGGAAAAAAATACCAGAAGACAAAAATATCACTATCCCCCTGGGCCTGATCTTGGGCGGATTATTGGGCAACCTTGTTGGCAGGATCTATCCCGGCTATGTAATAGACTTCATAGATTTTAGGATTTGGCCTGTATTCAATGTTGCTGATTCCGCCATCACAATCGCTGCATTCTGGCTCATTATCTATCTATGGAATAAATGACATTAAACCGCCGTTCCATCCATCTCCTTTGCCGTATCATCTGTCTCGCCCCAGTAATAAAGCTCTCCCGCAAATCTCCTGTCATACCATTTCTTGTATTTCATTTCATCACCTCCTAAAAAATGCCCAGGCCCAGCCTGATGGAGGGCCTTATCTGCCAGGTCCCGGGCTTATATAGTCAGGGCATTTCCTTTATTAATAATCTATGCAGGCAACTTAAAGAAGCTCCTTCCATAAGTTTTTTAAAGGATTTTTTAATCAAGGCTGATATGATTGAGCTAGTTTACAGCCCAAAATGGTTTTATGGAA is a window from the Candidatus Woesearchaeota archaeon genome containing:
- the lspA gene encoding signal peptidase II — protein: MAALFIALVIFISDRLTKHLALNIENTIPVVKNVFHLTLVCNTGAGFGILKGYRIFFIILSFAVLAIVAYKWKKIPEDKNITIPLGLILGGLLGNLVGRIYPGYVIDFIDFRIWPVFNVADSAITIAAFWLIIYLWNK